One window of Medicago truncatula cultivar Jemalong A17 chromosome 2, MtrunA17r5.0-ANR, whole genome shotgun sequence genomic DNA carries:
- the LOC11420115 gene encoding NAC transcription factor 29 has protein sequence MEGQQNGSKSNYTFPPGFRFHPSDEELIVHYLQNKIKSRPLPASIIAEIDLYKYNPWELPKKSLFGEEEWYFFSPRDRKYPNGLRPNRTAASGYWKATGTDKPIISSCESKHIGVKKALVFYSGRPPKGVKTDWIMNEYRLVDTTAKSFKLKGSMRLDDWVLCRVRNKGYSLKNLSENQENPSEPTIPLNLPRGEERPTNVNLRSDIITDYQFKDYQIIASILVGGVIPPTENMSSLSVNGSKFNNLNSVSEEGFNKANSQTTNYSLECYFNPLKRKSNEDDDQFENLISFNSKFNSENKLCESPSIDFQKLNKFTFTERYQQ, from the exons ATGGAGGGACAACAAAAtggatcaaaatcaaattacacTTTTCCACCTGGTTTCAGATTCCATCCTTCTGATGAAGAACTCATAGTtcattacttgcaaaacaaaatcaaatcgcGTCCACTTCCAGCGTCGATTATAGCTGAAATTGATCTCTATAAGTATAATCCATGGGAGTTACCTA AGAAGTCTTTGTTTGGTGAGGAAGAATGGTATTTCTTTAGTCCGAGAGACCGAAAGTATCCAAATGGATTAAGGCCAAATAGAACAGCAGCTTCAGGATATTGGAAGGCAACTGGAACTGATAAGCCAATAATTTCTTCATGTGAATCAAAGCATATAGGAGTGAAGAAAGCTCTTGTGTTTTATTCAGGTAGACCTCCTAAGGGAGTTAAGACAGATTGGATCATGAACGAATATAGATTGGTTGACACAACGGCGAAATCGTTTAAACTCAAAGGTTCGATGCGG TTGGATGACTGGGTATTATGTCGGGTTCGAAATAAAGGCTATTCATTGAAGAATTTATCTGAAAATCAAGAGAATCCTAGTGAACCAACCATACCATTAAACTTACCAAGGGGTGAAGAACGCCCTACAAACGTGAACCTTCGATCTGACATTATCACAGATTATCAGTTCAAAGACTATCAGATTATAGCCTCTATTCTAGTTGGCGGAGTTATACCTCCAACTGAGAACATGTCGAGTTTGAGCGTTAATGGAAGCAAATTCAACAATCTAAACTCAGTTTCTGAAGAAGGTTTCAATAAAGCGAATTCTCAAACTACAAACTATTCTTTGGAATGTTACTTCAATCCACTGAAAAGAAAATCTAACGAGGATGATGATCAGTTTGAAAATCTCATTTCTTTTAACAGCAAGTTCAACTCTGAGAACAAATTATGCGAATCTCCTAGCATCGATTTTCAAAAGCTAAACAAATTTACCTTTACAGAAAGATATCAGCAATGA
- the LOC11412796 gene encoding uncharacterized protein, which translates to MVNILLSLFLFSLSMHCFNACLTLETSSNQSTNQTFRSEEFHKPAVVKTIQDLPKRPIGHNQTDILSDNMQFWSSEGTHSIRRTKQDILRTKSISRFGRKLNQVGTNTGEHLYAIARVNGDKFYGAKATINVWRPYVENNSNNDEFSLSQIWVTAGSDGELNTIEAGWRADPKFNGDNLPRLFIFMTKDGYQTGCYNLGCGFVPNTNSVITLGAPISSTSSTYNGQQVEITLSIYKDQKSGNWQLEYESGNVIGYWPSSLFTHLNDGATDIDFGGEVSTTKKGSHTTTQMGSGHFPDEGYGKASYFRNIQVVDSDNKFIPLPNVKYQAEHPNCYNIIGGVSNQGQNFFYYGGPGKNVNCP; encoded by the exons ATGGTTAATATATTACTtagtctctttcttttttcgCTCTCAATGCATTGTTTCAATGCTTGCTTAACTTTAGAAACAAGTAGCAACCAGTCAACCAATCAAACTTTCCGATCAGAAGAATTTCACAAGCCTGCTGTTGTTAAGACAATTCAA GATCTTCCAAAAAGACCAATAGGTCATAACCAAACAGATATTTTGAGTGACAACATGCAATTCTGGAGCTCCGAAGGAACACATTCAATTAGAAGAACAAAACAAGACATATTAAGAACTAAATCTATTAGCAGGTTTGGAAGAAAATTAAATCAGGTCGGAACGAACACCGGTGAACATCTG TATGCAATTGCACGTGTGAATGGAGATAAGTTCTATGGAGCAAAGGCTACCATAAATGTGTGGAGACCCTATGTGGAAAATAACAGTAATAATGATGAATTCAGCTTGTCTCAAATATGGGTCACTGCTGGTTCAGATGGAGAACTCAACACTATTGAAGCTGGTTGGCGG GCGGACCCTAAATTTAACGGGGACAATCTCCCTAGATTGTTTATCTTTATGACG AAGGATGGATATCAAACTGGATGCTACAATCTTGGGTGCGGTTTTGTTCCAAATACCAATAGCGTAATTACACTTGGAGCTCcaatttcttcaacttcatcTACGTATAATGGACAGCAAGTTGAAATTACCTTATCAATCTATAAG GATCAAAAGAGTGGGAATTGGCAGCTTGAATATGAATCTGGAAATGTAATTGGATATTGGCCATCCTCTTTGTTCACACACTTAAATGATGGTGCAACTGATATAGATTTTGGTGGAGAAGTGTCTACAACAAAAAAAGGGTCTCACACAACAACCCAAATGGGTAGTGGACATTTTCCAGATGAGGGTTATGGAAAAGCTTCATATTTTAGAAATATACAAGTTGTAGATTCTGATAACAAGTTTATTCCGTTGCCAAATGTCAAATATCAGGCGGAGCACCCAAACTGTTATAATATAATTGGAGGAGTTAGTAACCAGGGTCAGAATTTCTTTTACTATGGTGGACCTGGAAAGAATGTAAACTGTCCCTAA